One genomic region from Sphingobacterium multivorum encodes:
- a CDS encoding ABC transporter permease, protein MIKNFIKTAWRSIFSNKFYSAINILGLTAGLVVGIFLLLWIQDELSFDRFHKHQRSIYKIGIEGGTGISKRIFGSIIAPVGSFAKKEIPEVQDAVRIFKIGDAALKYKEKRFNEKNFAFVDPSYFSVFDFPLLQGNPQQPFPDNNSIVITQRTARRYFGDENPIGKTVTLGIEDLCVITGVIADYPENSTFQFQVLLPISRFNERAYIKNKTTYDNKTFLSSMDEDWSNFSFETYLLLRPDANITAVTQKLQAIHERNKPEDAPVPYVTQALAKMHLYQMDGSDGGIDNVRVFIGVAIMILIIASINYINLSTARSLSRAKEVGIRKVIGAGKKELFFQFILETTILFVIASTLALALVFIGLPLFNNFSGKQISLQFFNPTLWISVLIMLVGTLALTSIYPALLLSKFDPIKVLKGRFAFKNSSARKILVILQFTVSIILITLTIVIGRQLDFIKHQNLGYEKDHIISVAMAPKMSKHFDAVKTELLKNKDIDDVIRLGRDMVYGGASTGDNDWEGKPSKSNLWFNMTYSDQSALNFFKIKLTQGRNFTGSTADSTHFIINETAAREMGLKDPIGARLRIRTVPGTIIGVVKDFNYASARQKIEPMAFQYSPTDCWQLYIKTSASGTKSALNSLQHIWKSYYDDMPMTYSFLDESYQKQYTNEQKQGTLFNFFALIAIAISCLGLLGLCTYTAQVRTKEIGIRKVLGATVFSIIQLLNKEFLLLVVLANVIAVPIAVYFSINWLDGFAFRTTLPFTIFLYAAGITIAIALFTVSFQSIKAAYANPVKSLHDE, encoded by the coding sequence ATGATAAAGAACTTCATCAAAACCGCATGGCGAAGTATTTTTTCTAATAAATTCTACAGTGCCATTAATATTTTAGGACTAACAGCAGGATTGGTTGTGGGGATATTCCTCTTACTGTGGATTCAGGACGAGCTGTCCTTTGACCGGTTCCATAAACATCAGCGCTCCATCTACAAAATTGGTATCGAAGGAGGGACAGGGATATCAAAACGAATCTTTGGATCCATCATTGCTCCTGTAGGAAGTTTTGCAAAAAAGGAAATTCCTGAAGTCCAAGATGCAGTACGCATTTTTAAAATTGGAGATGCCGCCCTCAAATACAAAGAGAAGAGGTTTAATGAAAAGAACTTTGCATTTGTAGACCCCAGTTATTTCTCCGTTTTCGATTTTCCGCTACTACAGGGCAATCCACAACAACCATTCCCCGACAACAATTCCATTGTGATTACGCAGCGCACGGCACGTCGGTATTTCGGTGATGAAAATCCAATTGGAAAGACTGTGACACTGGGTATAGAAGACCTATGTGTCATCACAGGTGTCATAGCCGATTATCCAGAAAACTCTACTTTTCAATTTCAGGTTCTGCTTCCCATTTCGAGATTTAATGAAAGGGCTTATATCAAAAACAAAACGACCTATGATAATAAGACCTTTTTATCTTCCATGGATGAAGATTGGTCCAATTTTTCATTCGAAACTTATTTGCTGCTGCGACCGGACGCAAATATAACTGCAGTTACACAAAAGTTACAAGCCATACACGAAAGGAACAAACCTGAGGATGCCCCTGTTCCCTATGTCACACAAGCTTTGGCAAAAATGCATCTCTATCAAATGGACGGTAGTGATGGTGGAATTGACAATGTTCGAGTTTTTATAGGCGTAGCGATTATGATTCTTATTATCGCAAGTATTAACTATATCAATCTTTCTACAGCACGGTCGTTGTCGCGCGCAAAAGAAGTGGGGATACGTAAAGTTATCGGCGCTGGTAAAAAAGAGCTTTTCTTTCAATTTATATTGGAAACAACCATACTATTTGTCATTGCATCAACATTGGCACTTGCGCTAGTATTTATTGGCCTCCCCTTGTTTAATAATTTCTCGGGGAAGCAGATTTCCCTACAATTCTTTAATCCTACACTATGGATAAGCGTGCTGATTATGCTTGTGGGAACACTGGCACTTACAAGTATATATCCTGCCCTGCTTTTATCCAAATTTGATCCGATTAAGGTGCTCAAAGGTAGATTTGCCTTTAAAAATTCCAGTGCACGGAAGATATTGGTTATCTTACAGTTCACGGTTTCCATCATCCTTATTACCTTGACAATCGTTATTGGCCGACAATTGGATTTTATAAAACATCAAAATCTAGGCTACGAAAAGGATCATATTATTTCCGTTGCTATGGCACCAAAAATGTCCAAACATTTTGATGCTGTCAAAACCGAACTTCTAAAAAACAAGGATATTGATGACGTTATCCGTCTTGGCCGGGATATGGTTTATGGTGGAGCTTCAACTGGAGACAACGATTGGGAGGGGAAGCCCAGTAAATCAAATCTTTGGTTCAACATGACCTATTCCGATCAATCTGCGCTCAACTTTTTTAAGATAAAACTTACGCAAGGTCGTAATTTTACAGGCTCAACGGCCGATTCAACACATTTCATTATTAATGAAACGGCAGCACGGGAAATGGGTTTAAAAGATCCCATTGGTGCACGCTTACGTATTCGAACAGTTCCAGGAACTATTATTGGGGTTGTAAAAGATTTTAATTACGCGAGCGCCAGACAAAAGATTGAGCCCATGGCCTTTCAATATAGTCCAACAGATTGCTGGCAGCTATACATCAAAACATCAGCTTCGGGTACAAAATCCGCATTAAACTCCCTGCAACACATCTGGAAAAGTTACTATGATGATATGCCGATGACCTATAGTTTCCTGGATGAGAGTTATCAAAAGCAATATACGAATGAGCAGAAACAAGGCACCTTATTCAATTTTTTTGCCCTGATCGCCATCGCCATATCCTGCTTAGGACTCTTAGGGCTATGTACCTATACTGCACAGGTTAGGACCAAAGAAATTGGTATCAGAAAGGTCCTTGGCGCAACGGTATTTAGCATTATACAATTATTAAACAAGGAATTTTTACTCTTAGTCGTCTTAGCCAATGTCATCGCAGTACCAATCGCTGTATATTTCAGCATAAATTGGCTCGATGGTTTTGCTTTTAGAACGACGCTCCCATTTACCATATTTCTATATGCGGCGGGGATAACCATTGCTATTGCATTATTTACGGTGAGTTTCCAGTCCATCAAAGCGGCATACGCCAATCCTGTAAAAAGTTTGCACGATGAATAG
- a CDS encoding ABC transporter permease, whose protein sequence is MIVNSLKTAFRFLKKHKLITFINIISLAIGITATLVIFLMIQYDYSFDKHVPNQEQVYRVVNNGEFKNAGVYVPLVRTMESELPNLEAVAPIYRSHIPKLKVSTATDKFQTFPKEQKMAFTNSQYFDIFPSKWLAGSAKALNSSGNIILTQKTLEKFYGKELPANVIGKTIIYADSIPLQVAGVIENPQHNSDFNFDSFIADATIVQDNNLKKMYSWEAWNSISDSHQVLIKTKAQSNPHLLERNIANLLKKYKYKEGEKINDKLELQALSDVHFDTRFNYEATHPEALRNLILLAFFLLALGAVNFINLSTAQSIERAKEVGIRKTLGSSKATLIKQFLLETFLITLSATVLAVLLLPLFLHVFEGFIPKNLSLDRLDKTIITLFLFGQLIVVTILAGFYPAWVLTGYAPVLALKNQLGKNTNLSRSVWVRKALTIFQFVLAQAFLICVLVVVRQINYVSHRDMGFQKDAIVNINIPGAFQNSAKGIVLKNELKKLTDIKAISFGNIAPAMNGWMTTAITYDQSPTKESLTFDSRSGDENYLEVYRIPLLAGRNIRLLDSTSEMLINRKGLELLHIKDPQDAIGKTFENGQNIIVGVMEDFDLASARQAVKPVLYTGSKEGYVLHIALDQSHPENWKNTIDRITSSYKSVFPDDELDLKFLDDVVQNFYTQEKQLSKLLSWAVGLSILIAGLGLFGLAIFTANQRTKEIGIRKVLGASVFQITFLLLKNLLSLVGIACLVAFPIAYYFMQSWLNDFVYRTTISPWIFGLSALGLIAFASLVLSTKSVFAAKANPINSLRDE, encoded by the coding sequence ATGATTGTAAATTCGCTAAAAACAGCCTTTCGTTTTCTAAAAAAACACAAGCTGATCACGTTTATCAATATCATCAGCCTAGCCATTGGCATAACCGCAACACTGGTTATTTTCTTAATGATCCAATACGACTACAGTTTTGATAAACACGTTCCAAATCAAGAACAGGTCTATCGTGTTGTCAATAATGGTGAATTTAAAAATGCCGGTGTTTACGTACCATTGGTTCGTACCATGGAATCGGAATTACCGAACTTAGAAGCAGTAGCCCCCATTTATCGAAGCCATATTCCCAAACTAAAAGTTTCAACCGCGACGGATAAATTCCAAACTTTTCCAAAAGAGCAAAAGATGGCTTTCACCAACAGTCAATACTTCGATATTTTCCCTTCGAAATGGTTGGCTGGAAGTGCTAAGGCTTTGAATTCATCCGGAAATATTATCCTTACACAGAAAACACTAGAAAAGTTTTATGGAAAAGAACTGCCTGCAAATGTAATTGGCAAAACCATCATTTATGCAGATAGCATCCCACTTCAGGTCGCTGGTGTAATCGAAAATCCACAACATAATTCGGATTTTAATTTTGATAGTTTTATCGCTGATGCGACCATCGTCCAAGACAACAACCTAAAAAAGATGTATAGTTGGGAAGCTTGGAACAGCATCTCTGATTCACATCAGGTACTCATCAAGACAAAAGCACAGAGCAATCCGCATCTTCTGGAACGAAATATTGCTAATCTCCTTAAAAAATATAAATACAAAGAAGGTGAAAAAATCAACGATAAGCTTGAATTACAAGCCTTATCTGATGTTCATTTCGACACGCGATTTAATTATGAAGCGACTCATCCAGAAGCACTTCGCAACCTCATTTTACTGGCATTCTTCCTGTTAGCCCTAGGGGCAGTAAATTTTATCAATCTATCCACAGCACAATCCATTGAAAGAGCTAAAGAAGTGGGTATTCGCAAGACATTGGGTAGCTCTAAGGCAACATTAATTAAACAATTCTTACTAGAGACATTTCTGATTACCTTATCGGCAACAGTACTCGCTGTTTTATTGCTTCCTTTGTTCTTACATGTTTTTGAAGGATTTATTCCCAAAAACTTAAGTTTAGACCGGTTAGACAAAACCATTATCACTTTATTCCTATTCGGGCAGCTTATCGTGGTCACCATTCTTGCGGGGTTTTATCCAGCTTGGGTATTGACAGGATACGCTCCTGTATTGGCACTCAAAAACCAGCTTGGAAAAAACACCAATCTTTCCCGAAGCGTATGGGTCCGCAAAGCACTGACTATTTTTCAATTTGTCTTAGCTCAGGCTTTTCTGATTTGTGTACTCGTTGTTGTTCGGCAGATCAATTACGTCTCCCATCGAGACATGGGCTTTCAGAAAGACGCCATCGTCAATATCAATATTCCTGGAGCTTTCCAAAATTCTGCTAAAGGTATCGTCCTTAAAAATGAGCTCAAAAAACTAACGGATATCAAAGCTATTAGTTTTGGAAACATTGCCCCCGCAATGAACGGCTGGATGACCACAGCAATCACTTATGATCAGTCACCAACGAAGGAATCGCTAACATTTGACAGCCGCTCAGGTGATGAAAATTATTTGGAAGTCTATCGGATTCCACTTCTGGCAGGAAGAAATATACGTTTACTGGATTCAACCAGTGAAATGCTGATCAATAGAAAAGGACTTGAGCTACTGCATATCAAAGATCCACAGGATGCCATTGGTAAAACCTTCGAAAATGGGCAGAATATCATCGTTGGTGTAATGGAGGATTTTGATCTAGCCTCTGCCCGACAGGCGGTTAAACCAGTCTTGTATACAGGCAGTAAGGAAGGATACGTACTCCATATTGCATTGGACCAATCACATCCCGAAAACTGGAAAAATACCATCGATAGAATAACGAGCAGTTACAAATCTGTTTTTCCAGACGATGAACTGGATCTGAAATTTTTGGATGATGTCGTCCAAAATTTCTACACCCAAGAAAAACAGCTTTCTAAGCTTCTATCATGGGCAGTAGGGCTTTCAATCCTGATTGCTGGCCTAGGTTTATTTGGATTAGCCATATTTACGGCAAATCAACGCACAAAGGAAATTGGAATCCGTAAAGTATTGGGGGCATCTGTTTTCCAGATCACATTTCTACTACTTAAAAATTTGCTTTCGCTGGTTGGCATAGCCTGTTTGGTCGCTTTTCCGATTGCGTATTATTTTATGCAGAGCTGGCTCAATGACTTTGTTTATCGAACCACGATAAGCCCTTGGATTTTTGGACTTTCTGCCTTGGGGTTGATTGCATTTGCGAGTCTTGTCCTATCAACCAAAAGTGTCTTTGCAGCAAAAGCAAATCCGATCAATAGTCTAAGGGATGAATAA